The genomic stretch AGCCAGCAGTTGATGACCGAGGCGGGCGCCGACTGGGGCCGCCTCGGCCAGATTCTCGAATCGCTCAACGACCTGCACCGGGACGCCCTGCCGCCGGCTGCGGCCGGGACGCGCGCGACGACGATTCACCTGGCCGGGCCGGCCCGGCATCACTCGATGCGGCGCTGGTACGGGCAGATCCGGGCCACCGGCAGCAGCGTCGGCCTCGAGTTCGGGCTCGTCCCGCACCGCCCACCCGGGGCTGATCGCCGGCCCCCTGCACGACCGGTTCCCCGGCCTGAACGGCCGACCCGGTTGCCTCCTCGGGGTCATGACCGGGCGCGGTCAGCGGACCCTCGAGGAGGCGCTGCGGCAACACGCGGGCGCCCGGTTCGCCGGCATCGTCGACCGCCGGCGAGCAATGCGCCTGCGCGGAGTTAAGCGTCCAGGCGCTGCCTGAGCGAGTACAGCTCGTCACGCATCGACGACGGAAGCTGTGGCCCGATCCTCTCGAACCACGCCTCGATGTCCGGGATCTCCTGGCGCCACTCGTCGACATCGACGTCCACGACGGCCTGCATCGCCGCGGCGTCGAGGTCCAGCCCCGAGGCGTCCAGCGCGTCGGCGGTCGGTACCCGGCCGATCGCGGTGTCGGTGGCGGCCGCCTTGCCCTCGATGCGCTCGATCGCCCACTTGAGCACGCGGACGTTCTCGCCGAAGCCCGGCCACAGGAACTTGCCCTCGGCGTCGCGGCGGAACCAGTTCACGTAGAAGATCCGCGGCAGCTTGACGGCGTCCGCGCCCTTGCCGACGTCGATCCAGTGCGCGAAGTAGTCGCCGGCGTTGTAGCCCAGGAACGGCAGCATCGCCATCGGGTCGCGACGGACGACGCCGACCTTGCCGACGGCGGCGGCGGTCGTCTCGGACGACATCGTCGCGCCGAGGAAGACGCCGTGCTGCCAGTCGCGGGCCTCGGTCACCAACGGGATCGTGGTCGCCCGCCGTCCACCGAAGAAGATCGCGTCCAGCGGCACACCGCGCGGGTCCTCCCACTCCGGGGCCCGCGTGTCGCACTGGTCGATCGGCGTGCAGTACCGCGAGTTCGGGTGGGCGGCCTTCTCGTCCGAGGCGGGCGTCCAGTCCTGCTTCTTCCAGGACGTGAGGTGCGCGGGCGGCTCGCCCATGCCCTCCCACCAGATGTCGCCGTCGTCGGTCAGGGCCACGTTGGTGAAGATCGAGTTGCCCTTGCCGATGGTGCGCATGGCGTTCGGGTTCGTGTGGAAGTCGGTGCCGGGCGCCACGCCGAAGAAGCCGTTCTCCGGGTTGACCGCGTACATCCGGCCGTCGGCACCGATGCGCAGCCAGGCGATGTCGTCGCCGATCGTCTCGAGCTTCCAGCCCGGCAGGCTCGACTCGAGCATGGCCAGGTTCGTCTTGCCGCACGAGCTGGGGAACGCGGCGGCAATGTAGTAGCTTCTGCGCTCGGGCGACGTCAGCTTGGCGACGAGCATGTGCTCGGCCAGCCAGCCCTCGTCGCGCGCCTTCACCGAGGCGATTCGCAGCGAGTAGCACTTCTTGCCGAGCAGCGCGTTGCCGCCGTAGCCGGAGCCGTAGCTCCAGATCGCCCGCTCCTCGGGGAAGTGGGTGATGTACTTGGTCGTGTTGCACGGCCACGGCACGTCTTCTGTACCGGGTTGCAGCGGGGCGCCCACGGAGTGCAGGCACTGCACGAAGTCCGCGTCGGTGCCGAACTTCTCCAGCGCCCTGGTGCCGGCGCGGGTCATCACGTGCATGGACACGACAACGTATTCGGAATCGGTGATCTCAACACCGAGCATGGGGTTTTCCGCACCCAGCGGGCCCATGCAGAACGGGATCACATACATCGTGCGACCGCGCATACTGCCGCGGTACAGCTCGGTCATGATCCCTTTCATCTCGGTGGGGTCCATCCAGTTATTGGTTGGACCACTGTCCTGCGAATCCACCGAACAAATGAAAGTGCGCTCTTCGACGCGAGCGACGTCATCCGGGTCGGACGCGGCCCAGAACGAGTTCGGCTTCTTGGCCAGCGGCACGAAGGTGCCCGCGTCGACCAGCTTGCTGGTAAGGCGGTTCCACTCGTTCTCGGAACCGTCGACCCACACCACTTCGTCGGGGGTGGTCAGTTCGGCGACCTCGCGCACCCAGGCCAGCAGGCGAGCGTGCCTGGTCGGGGCATCGCTCAAGCCGGGGATGGCTTCCGGCGCGGCGGATTGAGCGTCGGCCACCGGCCGGGTGGCCCTAGCGTCTGACACTGCGGTCATCTCGCGTCGTCTCCTGACTGGACGTCACGTAGTCCCGGCATTCGGCAGCCTCCATGCCGATCACCGGGACTTCGTCGTCCGTGGAAATGGCTTCTACACGCCCGGTGTGAAGGGGCGTGCGAAGAAATTGGGATTACTTGAGGTTAGCCCCACCGGGCGCGCACCGCAGAGGTCGAACCTGTCGGCTCGCTCACAAAAACGATCAGGGAATCGATTAAGCGCCGGAAAGATTGCGCCGGTTGAGTGACCCTGAGAAAATCTTGTGAGGCTTGTTGAGGGCCAGGTCTCATCGAGATGACGGCTGGATGAGGGCCGCGTCTCATTCGGCACCGAGCGCCAGGAGCTTGCCGGCAGGAGTCAGGTCTCGGTCGGGCAACGGTGAACGAGCGCCAACCCCTCGGCCGGCCTCAGGTCAAGGCCCAGCCGGACTCGGTTCGGGCCCAGTTCGGCTTGGTTCGGCTCGATTCGCCCAGCCAATTCAGCTCGATTGGCTCGGACCGGCCCAGTTCAGCTCGGTCTGGCTCAGTTCGGCTCAGTTGGGGGAGATCCACTGACCGGTCGCTGCGTCGATCCGGACCACGCCGTGGCCGTTGAAGGCGCTCACCGAGTCCGAAGCGTCCTGCGCCCCGTCAACCGATCCGTCCGAACCGTGCGAGGGAGTGCCGACCGAGGGTGCGGTGCTCCAGAACCGGTCGCTCGCGGCGTCCTGAGTGGCCGGTCCGCCGGAGAGCGCGGAGCCGGTCGCGCCCAGCTGCGGGTCGAACGAACCGGACGCGCCGGCATCCTGGTGATACTGACCGCTGCCGTCCAGATGCCCGGTCTGCTCCTCGGTCCAGGTGTGTTCGCCGGTGTGCTCGGCGATGATCACGTGGCCGTCGGCGGTGATCTCGGTGGCCACATCGGCCTGACCGTCACCGGTGGTGTCGGTGTACATGATCGTGTCGCCGTTGGCGTCGGTCACCACCGCGGTGTCCGGCTTGCCGTCGTGGTTGGTGTCGACGGTGGCCGGGCCGATCGAGTGTTCGCCGGAGGGCGTGTCCACGCTGATCGTCTCGCCGGACCCGTCGCCGTCCCCGGTGCTGGCCGCGGTCGGGTCACCGGCCGTCGGTGCGCCCGAATTGCCGCTTTCCACCCAGTGTCCCGCGTCGAAGTGGGCCTGGCGCAGCTCGTCGCCCTCGGTGTCGTACTCGGTCACCAGATCCGCCGTGCCGCTGTGGTCGTCGTCGGTGTAGACGAGGTGGTCACCGTTGGCCTCGGTCAGCTCGTAGGAGTCGACGACCTCGTCCTGGGCGTAGGAGTAGTTCTCCTGCTCGGTGAACCCGTGGCCGTCGACATCAATCTGCAGCTCACCAGAGTCACCCGGATCACCGTTGTCGATGTACACCGGCTCCCCCTGTTCTCCAGCTTCTCGGCACGACTGGGGCGGAATTGGACTTTCCCTGCTTGGACTCACCGTATGCCGATCCGGTTCCGTCGGCCAGCCGCTAATTTGCGCCATCCGCGATCGAGGTCCGGCAGGTGGTCCAGCGGCGATCGCGCAGCGCCCTGATCTGCTCAAGCAGCTCACTCGCCCGCGCCTGGCCGGCACGCACCTCGGCGAGGCGCGCGCCGGCCTCGGCGAGTTCGCGGGCTCGTTCACCGGCCCGCAGCTTCATGGTGCGGTCTGTCTCGCGCAGTTCGGCCTCGATCGCGTCGATCCGCTTGCCGAGCGCCTCGTCGAGCGCCAGCGAGAGCTGCGCCTCGGCCTCGATGAGCTGCTCGGAGACCAGCTGGTCCATGGTGGCGCGGGCATCGGCGATCGCCTCGGTGAGCCACTGCTTCATCTGCTGCTTCTCGGCCGCGTACTTGCGGGTGCGGGCCAGCCACCAGCCGGCACCGAGGCCGATCACGATGGTCGCCGGCAGCACCAGCGGGTTCAGCGCGACCGCGCCGACCATGCCCAGCGGCAACGCGGCCACCCGCGCCGCACCGAAGCCGCCGGTGATGCCCATGAACACCAGCAGCTTGTCGTCGGCGGTCGGGCTGCGGCGTTCCGGGGCGCGCAGGACGACCGGCGGGCCTGCCCGCACGAACTGGGCGCGCAGTACCGCGATCTCCTCGACCGAGAACAGCTCGGCCAGCACGGTGTCGGCGACCCGGCCGAGCCGCTCGGTGAGCGCGGCGGACAGCTTGGCCGAGGCCAGTTGCAGGGCGGCGTCCACCTGCCGGGGCGCGTCCGCCAGCGCGGTGCGGTCGGCGGCGTCGATGGCCTGCCGGAACCAGGACTGCAGATCGCGCATTTCCCGGCTGACCTCGTGCCCGCTCTCCATCCTCGCCCGCTGCATCTCCGCGCGCAGCCGCACCTGCCAGCCTCGGGTCGCCGACCGGCGCGCGGTGACCAGCTCGTCGCGCCGTTTGGTCAGCGCCGCCGCTTCCGCCTCGCCCGCCGAGTAGGCGCGGCAGCGGGTGGCCAGCACCGCCTCCTGTCCGGCCAGCGCCGTGCTGACCGCGCGCAGGCCGTTGGCCTCGGTGAGCATCATCGACCGACCGACGA from Sporichthyaceae bacterium encodes the following:
- a CDS encoding phosphoenolpyruvate carboxykinase (GTP) is translated as MSDAPTRHARLLAWVREVAELTTPDEVVWVDGSENEWNRLTSKLVDAGTFVPLAKKPNSFWAASDPDDVARVEERTFICSVDSQDSGPTNNWMDPTEMKGIMTELYRGSMRGRTMYVIPFCMGPLGAENPMLGVEITDSEYVVVSMHVMTRAGTRALEKFGTDADFVQCLHSVGAPLQPGTEDVPWPCNTTKYITHFPEERAIWSYGSGYGGNALLGKKCYSLRIASVKARDEGWLAEHMLVAKLTSPERRSYYIAAAFPSSCGKTNLAMLESSLPGWKLETIGDDIAWLRIGADGRMYAVNPENGFFGVAPGTDFHTNPNAMRTIGKGNSIFTNVALTDDGDIWWEGMGEPPAHLTSWKKQDWTPASDEKAAHPNSRYCTPIDQCDTRAPEWEDPRGVPLDAIFFGGRRATTIPLVTEARDWQHGVFLGATMSSETTAAAVGKVGVVRRDPMAMLPFLGYNAGDYFAHWIDVGKGADAVKLPRIFYVNWFRRDAEGKFLWPGFGENVRVLKWAIERIEGKAAATDTAIGRVPTADALDASGLDLDAAAMQAVVDVDVDEWRQEIPDIEAWFERIGPQLPSSMRDELYSLRQRLDA
- a CDS encoding dynamin family protein; translation: MNLPRTVRETRQRLLDLLGDLDPAGANWAATQRTIQSAAPSVVVVGETNRGKSSLVNALIAQPNRSPVDADVATATYLVFGHAPSWQARACYPGSVPPVPIELPDLPNWVVANGQLPPGALPPRYVTVDGPVPLLERLTIVDTPGVGGLNSIHGELARQAAADATALLFVVDASSPFTAGELAFLREVGERVETVLFVLTKVDAFRGWQEILDADRALLAQHAPRFADAAIAPCSARMFQLAGTTGGPQAAAMLRERSGIVELQTTLQELLVGRSMMLTEANGLRAVSTALAGQEAVLATRCRAYSAGEAEAAALTKRRDELVTARRSATRGWQVRLRAEMQRARMESGHEVSREMRDLQSWFRQAIDAADRTALADAPRQVDAALQLASAKLSAALTERLGRVADTVLAELFSVEEIAVLRAQFVRAGPPVVLRAPERRSPTADDKLLVFMGITGGFGAARVAALPLGMVGAVALNPLVLPATIVIGLGAGWWLARTRKYAAEKQQMKQWLTEAIADARATMDQLVSEQLIEAEAQLSLALDEALGKRIDAIEAELRETDRTMKLRAGERARELAEAGARLAEVRAGQARASELLEQIRALRDRRWTTCRTSIADGAN